Proteins from one Verrucomicrobiales bacterium genomic window:
- a CDS encoding tyrosine-type recombinase/integrase — protein MKPRYRLYRRGASGRYYAQDRITNKQESLGTSDKAEAVRLLNAKNESAYHPAFNIHLARTYLSAADPTVATRTWKDVMDALVRSKVGKDPSTAARYERGLKQPALETFRDLPVLQTQPEHILAAIQKGTVSTNNYLRRLHSFAHQMGWLPWPVLPVKQWPRMKFKDKRGVTLEEHQRIVTSEKDPERKAFLQLLWHVGASQIDCASLVAENIDWHKKTISYRRRKNGMPAVLRFGDEVAGILRTLPNSGPLFPNWCKLRSEERAAKFYSKCKGLGIAGISLHSYRYAWAERAKSIGYPERYAQEALGHSSTAVHRAYAKHANVELPPLEEYGR, from the coding sequence ATGAAGCCAAGATACCGATTGTATCGACGGGGTGCCAGCGGTCGTTACTACGCCCAGGACCGCATCACGAACAAGCAGGAGAGCCTCGGGACCTCCGACAAAGCCGAGGCGGTTCGACTGCTCAACGCCAAAAACGAATCCGCCTATCATCCTGCTTTCAATATTCACCTGGCGCGCACCTATCTCTCTGCGGCGGATCCGACGGTTGCTACGCGAACCTGGAAAGATGTGATGGATGCGCTGGTGAGATCAAAAGTCGGGAAAGATCCGAGTACTGCTGCTCGTTATGAACGAGGACTAAAGCAGCCTGCGCTTGAGACATTCCGAGATCTGCCGGTGCTGCAGACACAGCCCGAGCACATTCTGGCCGCGATCCAGAAAGGTACCGTCTCCACCAACAACTACCTTCGCCGCTTACACAGCTTCGCTCATCAGATGGGTTGGTTGCCTTGGCCCGTGTTGCCGGTGAAGCAGTGGCCACGCATGAAGTTCAAGGACAAGCGAGGTGTGACACTGGAGGAACATCAACGGATAGTCACCTCCGAGAAGGATCCCGAGCGCAAAGCCTTCCTACAACTTTTGTGGCATGTCGGAGCATCTCAGATTGATTGTGCCTCGTTGGTCGCCGAAAACATCGACTGGCACAAGAAGACGATCAGCTATCGACGTCGTAAAAACGGGATGCCCGCCGTCTTGCGATTCGGAGATGAAGTCGCGGGGATTTTGCGGACGTTGCCGAACAGTGGACCGCTCTTTCCAAATTGGTGCAAACTTCGATCTGAGGAACGAGCGGCGAAATTCTACTCGAAGTGCAAGGGCCTGGGGATCGCAGGGATAAGTCTTCACTCTTACAGATACGCTTGGGCCGAACGTGCCAAGTCTATTGGATACCCCGAGAGGTATGCTCAGGAAGCTCTGGGCCATTCAAGCACTGCTGTTCACCGTGCTTACGCGAAACACGCAAATGTGGAACTTCCCCCATTAGAAGAATACGGAAGGTGA
- a CDS encoding DUF3516 domain-containing protein, translating to MPAPVHPLYERLLQLRQASSDAALDAFLDYVTSKNLSLYPAQENAILELYERKNVILNTPTGSGKSLVAAALHFLSVAQGRRSVYTCPIKALVNEKFLALCQEFGPDNVGMATGDATVNREAPILCCTAEILSNLALRHGDKTGFSEVIMDEFHYYSDRDRGVAWQVPLLTMSNARFLLMSATLGETEFFARELTRLTRAETTIVKSADRPVPLAFDYSEVPLAEAVEQLVQNGKAPVYLVHFTQNDAVQSAQNFMSLNFCTREEKGVLTEALRGTRFTSPFGKDLQKYLKHGVGVHHAGLLPKYRILVEQLAQKGLLKIICGTDTLGVGVNVPIRTVLFTQLCKFDGQKTSILTVRDFHQIAGRAGRRGFDSQGWVVAQAPEHVIENLRLTQKAERDGKKNFVKRKPPEHNFISWDPKTFERLKSASPEPLVSRFQITHGMLLNVLSRENEDGCRAMQRLVRESHESPKAKEAHRTRGWQLFRSLVDRKIIELSPKGTGGAKRLRLNVELQDDFSLNESLSLYLIDTLKLIDPNAADYHLVLLTLVESILENPEAILRKQLDRVKTRAMGEMKQEGIPYEERIAKLEELEYPKPNREFIYSTFNDFAAKHPWLGQENIRPKSIAREMYENFRSFNDYIKDYELNRAEGLLLRHLASVYRTMAQTVPDSARTDTVREVELFFGTMLEQVDTSLFEEWARIRNPDATVEATAAGSRSALGEGAAPPPLEYTQDTKEFTRQVRQYVFGFLGALRSQDYEAACGWLSVPVNAEGVEWTEREFKVRLDQYYTSHEYFSLDPNARNLRFTFVKPAEQGNTWALEQILVDPEEANDWMAVFRVDLDASKAAKKPHLQLLSLGPVAAF from the coding sequence CCAGCTCCGACGCTGCCCTGGATGCGTTTCTGGATTACGTCACCTCCAAGAACCTGTCCCTCTACCCGGCCCAGGAAAACGCCATTCTGGAACTCTACGAACGGAAGAATGTCATTTTGAACACTCCCACCGGATCCGGGAAGTCCTTGGTGGCCGCCGCGCTCCACTTTCTCTCGGTCGCCCAGGGGCGCCGGTCGGTTTACACCTGCCCCATTAAAGCCCTGGTGAACGAGAAATTCCTGGCGCTCTGCCAGGAGTTCGGGCCTGACAATGTCGGCATGGCCACTGGCGATGCGACGGTTAATCGCGAGGCCCCCATCCTCTGCTGCACCGCGGAGATCCTGTCGAACCTGGCCCTGCGGCACGGTGACAAAACCGGCTTTTCCGAAGTGATCATGGACGAGTTTCATTATTACTCGGACCGCGATCGCGGGGTCGCCTGGCAAGTCCCGCTCCTGACCATGTCCAATGCCCGCTTCTTGCTCATGTCGGCCACCTTGGGGGAGACGGAGTTCTTCGCCCGGGAACTGACCCGGCTGACGCGCGCGGAGACCACCATCGTCAAGTCCGCCGATCGTCCGGTCCCGCTGGCCTTCGACTATTCCGAAGTTCCGCTCGCCGAAGCGGTGGAGCAGTTGGTCCAGAATGGCAAGGCCCCGGTCTACCTGGTTCATTTCACCCAGAATGACGCCGTTCAGAGCGCACAGAACTTCATGAGTCTGAACTTCTGCACTCGCGAGGAAAAGGGGGTCCTGACGGAAGCGCTGCGTGGAACCCGCTTCACCAGCCCCTTCGGAAAAGACCTTCAAAAGTACCTCAAGCATGGCGTGGGAGTGCATCATGCCGGGCTGTTGCCCAAGTACCGGATCCTGGTTGAACAGCTGGCCCAAAAGGGACTGCTGAAGATCATCTGCGGCACCGACACCTTGGGCGTGGGAGTTAATGTGCCCATCCGGACGGTGCTGTTCACCCAGCTGTGCAAATTCGACGGCCAGAAGACTTCGATTCTGACGGTTCGTGATTTTCATCAGATCGCAGGTCGGGCGGGCCGACGCGGCTTCGACTCGCAAGGATGGGTAGTTGCCCAGGCCCCGGAGCATGTCATTGAGAATCTGCGCCTCACCCAAAAAGCCGAGCGCGATGGAAAAAAGAACTTCGTGAAGCGCAAGCCTCCGGAGCATAACTTTATCTCGTGGGATCCAAAGACGTTTGAACGTTTGAAATCCGCCTCCCCGGAACCCCTGGTCTCACGGTTTCAAATCACCCACGGAATGTTGCTGAACGTGCTCAGCCGTGAGAACGAGGATGGCTGCCGGGCCATGCAGCGACTGGTTCGAGAATCGCATGAGTCTCCCAAGGCCAAGGAGGCGCATCGCACCCGCGGCTGGCAACTGTTCCGCTCGTTGGTAGACCGAAAAATCATCGAGCTGTCACCCAAGGGAACCGGCGGTGCGAAGCGGCTGCGGCTGAATGTGGAGCTGCAGGATGATTTCTCGCTCAATGAGTCCCTGTCCCTCTACCTCATAGATACTCTCAAGCTGATCGACCCCAACGCGGCGGACTATCACCTGGTTCTCCTGACGCTGGTGGAATCCATTCTGGAGAACCCCGAGGCGATCCTGCGCAAGCAGCTGGATCGCGTGAAGACGCGGGCCATGGGCGAGATGAAGCAGGAGGGTATTCCCTACGAGGAACGCATCGCGAAGCTGGAGGAGCTAGAGTATCCCAAACCGAACCGCGAGTTCATCTATAGCACCTTTAACGACTTTGCCGCCAAGCATCCCTGGCTGGGTCAGGAAAATATCCGTCCCAAGAGCATCGCCCGGGAGATGTATGAAAACTTCCGGTCCTTTAATGACTACATCAAAGACTACGAACTGAATCGAGCTGAGGGCCTGTTACTGAGGCATCTGGCCAGCGTTTATCGAACGATGGCACAGACGGTTCCCGACTCCGCCCGTACCGACACAGTGCGCGAGGTGGAGCTGTTTTTCGGCACGATGCTGGAGCAGGTGGACACGAGTCTCTTTGAGGAGTGGGCTCGGATTCGGAATCCTGATGCAACGGTGGAGGCGACGGCGGCCGGATCGCGATCGGCTTTGGGCGAGGGGGCGGCGCCACCTCCGTTGGAATACACTCAGGACACCAAGGAGTTCACGCGTCAGGTGCGGCAGTATGTTTTCGGTTTCCTGGGGGCGCTTCGGTCGCAGGACTACGAGGCCGCCTGCGGATGGCTCTCCGTGCCGGTCAATGCGGAGGGCGTTGAGTGGACCGAACGTGAGTTTAAGGTGAGGTTGGACCAGTATTACACCAGCCATGAATATTTTAGTCTCGATCCCAACGCGCGTAACCTGCGGTTTACGTTCGTGAAGCCGGCCGAGCAGGGGAATACCTGGGCCCTGGAGCAGATTCTGGTCGATCCCGAGGAGGCCAATGACTGGATGGCGGTCTTCCGGGTGGACTTGGATGCGTCTAAAGCGGCGAAGAAGCCCCATCTGCAGCTGCTGAGCCTAGGCCCGGTCGCCGCGTTTTGA